The genomic segment CATTTATCTCcactactatttaatatttttgttaattcaatatttagcAATGTCCCGTCAGTCCGTTTACTTCTTTTTGCTGATGATGCTAAGCTGTTCTCCAGGATATCTTCCAGTACTGATTGTGACGTCCTTCAATCatcattcaataattttattaactggTGTCAGGCAATTGGCCTTACCCTAAACTTTGATAAGTGTAAAATCATATCATTCTCCAGATCACGGATTCCTGTGGATtacgtatatacttataatgaCTCACCCCTAACTCGAGTATCTGAAGTAAAGgatctaggtataatatatacctcctCACTTTCCTTCAGACCTCATATTGATTATATCACTTGTAAGGCCTTACGNNNNNNNNNNNNNNNNNNNNNNNNNNNNNNNNNNNNNNNNNNNNNNNNNNagaaatcgagtgaatatcaaatgtgtaaaaatatgaatttcaaacgcccataaaatttaatttgagtttcttatagacatttttttttttggtaaaggtagattatcctataaggaatctgtattacattttaaaatcttagatttaaaaagaaaaatttttatgaatttctaactcaaaataatttgcaaattttcgtgatttttccatattttgtcattttttgaactttaaatgcttataaaaaaaaactgtgactaacgatttttaatatttttcatctgcctttgaaacaatatactaggagccttctattaaattttcaagcttttttatccaacaaataaaattttattgatatttttagaaaaaaaactaaaaaaaaatgaaaactgacaatgtccgtaaagagctcaaaataagtcaaaatattttgaaaattttatcgtgtatagaaaatggaaatgtaaacattcagtcaaaatttcatgtatccacggtctttttttttaaagttacaccaaaaatcaaaatcgattttctcgaaaacagattttgcgtaaaaattcccgtttttccttaatttttcttttgtttttcccggcgcttttgaaaactactgggaaatttaaattttgacctccccaatgcaccaacgatattcactttctgatcgaacaagatactgaagttgaaaatcgtagcattatttcgactacttatcgtgtacacagacacaaaaaaaataaaaaaataaataaaaaataaataaaaaaataaaaaaataaaaaaataaaaaaacacacatcattgtaaaatcaatacattcatcgttccactcagaatctaaaattaatataatttcataactttcgattatttttttttaaattttttgtacacataatttattattacaattagattttattatgtttaaagtgttttatgtaagaacataaatataacacattaatttatattgaattatatattataatttttttaagaatggtCTTGCGGATTTCATGAAATCGGCAATTTCACAAATTTATTCTgcgtaacatatataatataatattatctaaatacattttcggtgatttatatataacaataataataatataaaaaataagaataataatagtaataataataaaagtaataataaaagaagaaataagtattatttagtattaatatcatacattataatatttaaatttataaaataaaaaacaagatgaaataaaaacgagatatttattatgcttctattgaactattatagtaggtacctaatttgttatgtatttcttaaaacatttgccataaacatatttaaagaattacaaaaaaaatcaatattttttattgagttacctgcggacattaaaatattggatggAGAATCttgcatataatttttagttgaatgTTTTGTGTAGAATAAATTTGAGGGTCGGTAGTTTATTggatttactttaaaatttgtttttgcagNNNNNNNNNNNNNNNNNNNNNNNNNNNNNNNNNNNNNNNNNNNNNNNNNNNNNNNNNNNNNNNNNNNNNNNNNNNNNNNNNNNNNNNNNNNNNNNNNNNNNNNNNNNNNNNNNNNNNNNNNNNNNNNNNNNNNNNNNNNNNNNNNNNNNNNNNNNNNNNNNNNNNNNNNNNNNNNNNNNNNNNNNNNNNNNNNNNNNNNNNNNNNNNNNNNNNNNNNNNNNNNNNNNNNNNNNNNNNNNNNNNNNNNNNNNNNNNNNNNNNNNNNNNNNNNNNNNNNNNNNNNNNNNNNNNNNNNNNNNNNNNNNNNNNNNNNNNNNNNNNNNNNNNNNNNNNNNNNNNNNNNNNNNNNNNNNNNNNNNNNNNNNNNNNNNNNNNNNNNNNNNNNNNNNNNNNNNNNNNNNNNNNNNNNNNNNNNNNNNNNNNNNNNNNNNNNNNNNNNNNNNNNNNNNNNNNNNNNNNNNNNNNNNNNNNNNNNNNNNNNNNNNNNNNNNNNNNNNNNNNNNNNNNNNNNNNNNNNNNNNNNNNNNNNNNNNNNNNNNNNNNNNNNNNNNNNNNNNNNNNNNNNNNNNNNNNNNNNNNNNNNNNNNNNNNNNNNNNNNNNNNNNNNNNNNNNNNNNNNNNNNNNNNNNNNNNNNNNNNNNNNNNNNNNNNNNNNNNNNNNNNNNNNNNNNNNNNNNNNNNNNNNNNNNNNNNNNNNNNNNNNNNNNNNNNNNNNNNNNNNNNNNNNNNNNNNNNNNNNNNNNNNNNNNNNNNNNNNNNNNNNNNNNNNNNNNNNNNNNNNNNNNNNNNNNNNNNNNNNNNNNNNNNNNNNNNNNNNNNNNNNNNNNNNNNNNNNNNNNNNNNNNNNNNNNNNNNNNNNNNNNNNNNNNNNNNNNNNNNNNNNNNNNNNNNNNNNNNNNNNNNNNNNNNNNNNNNNNNNNNNNNNNNNNNNNNNNNNNNNNNNNNNNNNNNNNNNNNNNNNNNNNNNNNNNNNNNNNNNNNNNNNNNNNNNNNNNNNNNNNNNNNNNNNNNNNNNNNNNNNNNNNNNNNNNNNNNNNNNNNNNNNNNNNNNNNNNNNNNNNNNNNNNNNNNNNNNNNNNNNNNNNNNNNNNNNNNNNNNNNNNNNNNNNNNNNNNNNNNNNNNNNNNNNNNNNNNNNNNNNNNNNNNNNNNNNNNNNNNNNNNNNNNNNNNNNNNNNNNNNNNNNNNNNNNNNNNNNNNNNNNNNNNNNNNNNNNNNNNNNNNNNNNNNNNNNNNNNNNNNNNNNNNNNNNNNNNNNNNNNNNNNNNNNNNNNNNNNNNNNNNNNNNNNNNNNNNNNNNNNNNNNNNNNNNNNNNNNNNNNNNNNNNNNNNNNNNNNNNNNNNNNNNNNNNNNNNNNNNNNNNNNNNNNNNNNNNNNNNNNNNNNNNNNNNNNNNNNNNNNNNNNNNNNNNNNNNNNNNNNNNNNNNNNNNNNNNNNNNNNNNNNNNNNNNNNNNNNNNNNNNNNNNNNNNNNNNNNNNNNNNNNNNNNNNNNNNNNNNNNNNNNaggtacttaattaaaaaatatgttaaaaaaaataataaaaataataaaaattgtatgtaattttacttTAGAGATAGACTATTCCATATgacatatacattattatttaatatacaaacattttttcccCATTAATAATCTTAAGtaagacatttttaagtaattttcttgaaaattttgaaaaaaattacttaagctTCGCGGAACCCTGAAGTGATCTCCGCGGAACCCCGGAACACAGTTTAAGAAACGCTGATATAGACTATcgaataattattcgaataatatttttcacgaCTGAATAATCAAAACTATcgaataattattcgaataatcaatactcataaataattattcgcaTAATACTATACATGACTGAATTAATAACTGAgaccataattttattatacgacaacaatatttcatgaaaggaacgatttagttttatttatgtgtCACGCATGgaagttataatatgaatataagatgtaaccaaaagttattataagaggtatagatttcagtgtctggttgtgcaggggatatgtgatttccactttaccgcccggcactttttaggatttccactttaccgtcCACCGTACGGACACTTTCCAATGCTTCAACCgctatcgaaaaccaaactttcggtgcaggtatgacaaaaataattttgaaatgatttattcAAACACGCGTaagatgtatattaattaataaataaaatataatatgtaatcaagttaattattaaacatcttTACAGTATGGAAATAAGACGTAGACAACATAATACTTAGTAACATATCACTCGTACGGTGTGATGTTTTTAATCGGTCTTGTGAATTTTGTTTAACTCACAGACTTCTATACAACACTAGATAAGGAACTCCTATCCAATTTACCTACATTGTTAAAAGTGATGCTCatgtaatattctcgttgttgggctggtcagagttatattctgatagccgttaactacgagtatattatgatttttgcaggaagcgaaaccgctcgtgttgatgatgaagatgttgacagggtagtttatgaataaatgtagacagatgaaagatactttgtattttatttaaacgttcttcagtaatttagtctaagtccaaatgacaagttactacacagagtgacgtgaaggtgcttgttgtgctctggagtagacacgtctgaatacaggctgtttcaggctcccttttatattcaggtccctgctccccctgcctatcgatacgctatctcttctctaacggatgtggtccgtgtgaccatcaactcagcccacgcacttgcaatattcctaatctaatctgagtatttgCTATAATGTTCTGACAGCTAGTTTATTTGTCGTGCAGTGAGTCATCTCTTTTGTGAAATTACTAAATTCTTATCGGTTACCACATCCTGGTCCATAAatgcgtacatatacatatatacatatatctactCGTGATTTTAGCAATCCCCTTATCCTGACAACTGATTCGTGATTTGCGTTTTAATATTGATCGAGAATAAACacttgactattgccaaaatcgtttaaggaggtcgactacctacttgcttattcctacttttaactattcatatataatgatatttatgcgttgtgagtaaacggttactatccgttacactcAGCTGTGGACGGTATCTATTTTNNNNNNNNNNNNNNNNNNNNNNNNNNNNNNNNNNNNNNNNNNNNNNNNNNtatcatacattataatatttaaatttatataaataaaaaacaagatgaaataaaaacgagatatttattatgcttctattgaactattatagtaggtacctaatttgttatgtatttcttaaaacatttgccataaacatatttaaagaattacaaaaaaaatcaatattttttattgagttacctgcggacattaaaatattggatggAGAATCttgcatataatttttagttgaatgTTTTGTGTAGAATAAATTTGAGGGTCGGTAGTTTATTggatttactttaaaatttgtttttgcagTAATGTTGGACAatcaatcattatatttaataatttaaatgaaaactttaatttaatttgtataaaacgtTGTTCTAACggctgtatattaaaaaaaactgattgtaACATTATAGTCAGAATGGGGTGCtctataaacaaaacattgataacataaaaatctaataaaattattttgaattttgtttaaatcttGGATTTGTGTTACTAAATATGGATGCCACATTAGGAGGGCATAATCAAAGTGTGAACGGATTAacgagtagtataatattttttaatgcagaTTCATTTCTAAAACTTCGACAGGTTCGTTTTAAAAAACCAAGCTTTGCTGACGctttattcctaataaaaagtatatggtCCTTAAATGATAGTTTGGAGTCAAATTTTACCCCAAGATCGTGTACCGTAGAGACtcttgataaatttatattacccaAAGAATAAGTAAATTTGTATAGGCTgtctttttaaagaaaaaatatataagaacattttttttaaatttaattgNNNNNNNNNNNNNNNNNNNNNNNNNNNNNNNNNNNNNNNNNNNNNNNNNNNNNNNNNNNNNNNNNNNNNNNNNNNNNNNNNNNNNNNNNNNNNNNNNNNNNNNNNNNNNNNNNNNNNNNNNNNNNNNNNNNNNNNNNNNNNNNNNNNNNNNNNNNNNNNNNNNNNNNNNNNNNNNNNNNNNNNNNNNNNNNNNNNNNNNNNNNNNNNNNNNNNNNNNNNNNNNNNNNNNNNNNNNNNNNNNNNNNNNNNNNNNNNNNNNNNNNNNNNNNNNNNNNNNNNNNNNNNNNNNNNNNNNNNNNNNNNNNNNNNNNNNNNNNNNNNNNNNNNNNNNNNNNNNNNNNNNNNNNNNNNNNNNNNNNNNNNNNNNNNNNNNNNNNNNNNNNNNNNNNNNNNNNNNNNNNNNNNNNNNNNNNNNNNNNNNNNNNNNNNNNNNNNNNNNNNNNNNNNNNNNNNNNNNNNNNNNNNNNNNNNNNNNNNNNNNNNNNNNNNNNNNNNNNNNNNNNNNNNNNNNNNNNNNNNNNNNNNNNNNNNNNNNNNNNNNNNNNNNNNNNNNNNNNNNNNNNNNNNNNNNNNNNNNNNNNNNNNNNNNNNNNNNNNNNNNNNNNNNNNNNNNNNNNNNNNNNNNNNNNNNNNNNNNNNNNNNNNNNNNNNNNNNNNAAAAACAATTGGCGAGATTTCATCAGGACCAATTGCtgttttataactaatattccAAAGTTCGTTGAAAAtatctatttgttttaattcGATTGTTTTAATAGCTCCGatgttattttcttttaaattgatttgtgGGCAAGTTATATCATTTGCGAAATATGTGTTAGAAAAgtattctttaaataaatttacaatatcgTTACCATTATTAACTTCTTTATCTAGGTATGACATAGTGTTTGGTAatttgtgattatttttattattttcatttacgaAAATGATTTTGGATTTGATTTAACCGCGTTTTGTGAGATTTGTATGTACAATGAATAATCACGATGCCTTAAGTGTTTACATTTTGCACGTATATTAGAAAAGGtctgataattttttatgttgtttgagtatttataaatattatgagctatttttttttgtcttaaattaatttttatttccttaCTAAACCATTTCGGATAGTTGAATtcgtaaatttgaattttaggaATAAAGcgatccataatattataacgaatgtgataataaaataaatccaaacatttGTCGAtactattttcattaaaataatctataaattcaatatgtcctaaatattttacaatagagATGTAATCACCTGCACGCCAATTATACGTATAATCGTTACAAGGtagataatttgttatataatgtgtaatggTAACAGTTATTGGAGGGTGAAATACATCAATGATCAATAGGCATAATTGGATTAATACATAAATCGACATCAATAGCAGTAGAATTTGCTAAGACGTAATCCGGgatagtgtttttattattttttatacaatttaattgagagagatttaaaaatgctaatttatcATCATCAAAATAAGCgtatacgtttgaaaaatttgCTGATGGTAGGTCAAAGTCGCCAAACAGTAAGAAGATAGcattatggtattttttatacagtgatTCGATATAATCgaaataagaattatatataaattttcattagATTTATTTGGGATATACACagaaccaataatataatagcgagattagaaatgtttaaaagtacaaataataattctatacaattattttcaatcagGATAAGCTTTGAATGAAAATTATTCCGAACGGCGATAAGTACACCGCCGCCTCTAGATAATGCGCTTGTTTGGGTTGTCCTATCATAggtatctgtataatatatcataattatgaAAACCCAACTCCGATGACATAACATTATCTGTTAGCCAGGTTTCAGTGAATATAAAAACATCGTGTAATGCACACGGGATTTGAGATTTCAAATACGACAGTGTATTATTTAAGCTACGGGcgttttgatagtaaaaatttAAGCTAGTGGGTGgtgtatttttcagttttttgtaATGCTAATGATTTTTGGGATGCCTTCGACGTATCTGATAATTAAATCTTGTTCACCTTTTTCTCTGCGATTTTGCAATGTGTTTCTGAGATTTGCCATTTCATCTCGCTGCTTTGTTGTTTTGTCTGAAGAAAAGTGAATATTCGACCATTTTGTTGAACTTTTCAAGATTTTTCGTGCTCGTAGAATAGTGAATACATCTGACTGCTCTGCAAGATGAATTTTTATGGGCCGTGGTCTATCATGAGTAGTGGATTTTGTTCTTCCAAGacgtgaaaatttaaagttttcgaTATTCTCGTTCAgctcagtaaaaatatatttaatattttccaagtcATTTTCATTATCACTTTCAggtagattaaataatattatattattcgatctAACTTGTCTATCCATTAACTCTTCGATGATATCGTGTTCAAATGAAGAATGTTggatttgtgttttattattttctatacataatacactttcttcaatatttgaatttttttttttaagatttcgaTTTTCCTCCATTAGAATAgagaagtttttaaataaatcatcaaATCTTTTGTCCAGTCGGTTGAATTTTTCATTATGAGAATTCAtagatgaaattatttttccattatttgATGTTTTGATTTCTGTAACAGTTTTTATAAGATCATCAAGTTTTTGTTCCATTGTATTGTGAGTGAAAaattactgtataattattgatatacatTTAACGTTGACTTTGTACAATGCGACGGACTACACatgcaagcccggattaaggggggtccAGAGGGGGCCtcaatagtttgaatttatttaggggcctcaggtTTGTCCactacttttttcgttataggctataacactgcataaatcaccttataaaattgaagaaaaaagcttatacattataatttataaataaaatgatacattatttattgcctagtacctaatatctaaatatatttattataacaggtacctaatattaaataatatatacattataaacataatgtatataataaactattgttataattttttttttcgtactggGACCGCCTAGGCGCGCcttttttaaaactttggcccctgggcttcaaaatgtcttaatccgggcttgtacACATGCGTGCGATCGCGATGACGGCAAGGAgtctgtatatacatataatatatatatatcagtggtCATCAACTTTTTTGGGTTCACGGctccttttgattttgaaatcaaacaTACGGGTCCCGTacgcaaatttaaaataaacaaatttacattattcaatcTAACTTTATTCAATGACGAAATCTGTCGATCGGTCGATCTACCTCACGCACACTCGCGCACGCGCAGACTACACGGACACGGAAAAAagataacaaaaactataaattattacaatttaattaactagTTCCTACTGCTGAATGCTCACACGGCTCACTTGATAATAACCGACGACGCCACTGGAAGCCGCGACGcacaggttgaaaaccactgacaAACAGTGTAACCCAGATGTCCCGTATCGCCCTTAGtttctccgtggaaaatcaatatatttaaatgcaattttttttcagtaatattattgtgaatttctaagaataatagttgtgttacctatgcatacggcattagcaaaatacggTTCGCATATGTTCattattacaatcacgctgatttttcggctaaaatcaaaaataataattagccctaacttgggcggttttcattaaattttaatatttttgtttttgaactgttttaaaaaatatgatcaacaaaatggctatcttggaaatttaataaatttatttactcctaaaaaaaatgtttgataatttttgaaaaaaaaaaatcgaatctcatgttattcaatcagaatttccatacttattactgtaaaaaaattgaatttaaatatattgattttccacggagatactaagggtgatacgggacttctgtgacacactgaatattatatatatataatattatattttgtttattctttttttaaatacttagtcaattaatatttttaattttttaaaatttttaaaatttttcgttGTAATAACAAATTGCATTCAAAAACTTTAGTCTGGTAATACGCTTTTGAGCATAGAAGTTAATATATTTCtcaatatcatttatttttttcaggtaCCGTGTAGTTAAAGGTTTTGTGTCGGTATTCtgcattaaaat from the Acyrthosiphon pisum isolate AL4f chromosome X, pea_aphid_22Mar2018_4r6ur, whole genome shotgun sequence genome contains:
- the LOC103308181 gene encoding uncharacterized protein LOC103308181; its protein translation is MNSHNEKFNRLDKRFDDLFKNFSILMEENRNLKKKNSNIEESVLCIENNKTQIQHSSFEHDIIEELMDRQVRSNNIILFNLPESDNENDLENIKYIFTELNENIENFKFSRLGRTKSTTHDRPRPIKIHLAEQSDVFTILRARKILKSSTKWSNIHFSSDKTTKQRDEMANLRNTLQNRREKGEQDLIIRYVEGIPKIISITKN